The Deltaproteobacteria bacterium genome includes a window with the following:
- the rplB gene encoding 50S ribosomal protein L2, protein MGIRKYKPTSPGRRGMTVLIMDDLTKKKPERALTESLSGNGGRNNLGETTVWHRGGGHKRRYRIVDFKRNKKDVPATVAAIEYDPNRSARLALLNYADGEKRYILCPIGISVGDKVLSGAGADIKPGNALPIRNIPVGTLVHNIELKVGKGGQIARSAGSVAQILAKEGSYAHLRLASGEVRLVFIECMATIGQVGNVDHEKVSIGKAGRNRWKGIRPTVRGVVMNPVDHPHGGGEGRSSGGRHPCTPWGKPTKGYKTRKNPSTDKYIVKRRGK, encoded by the coding sequence ATGGGCATCCGGAAGTACAAGCCGACCTCCCCTGGGCGAAGGGGCATGACCGTCCTCATCATGGACGATCTGACGAAAAAGAAGCCCGAACGCGCGCTGACGGAGAGTCTTTCGGGAAACGGCGGGAGGAACAACCTCGGCGAGACCACGGTGTGGCACCGCGGCGGGGGACACAAGCGCAGGTACCGGATCGTCGACTTCAAGAGAAACAAGAAGGACGTCCCGGCGACCGTCGCGGCCATCGAATATGACCCGAACCGGTCCGCGCGCCTTGCGCTGCTGAACTACGCGGACGGGGAGAAGCGGTACATCCTCTGTCCGATCGGGATTTCGGTCGGAGACAAGGTTCTTTCGGGCGCCGGCGCCGACATCAAGCCCGGAAACGCCCTCCCGATCCGCAACATCCCGGTCGGGACGCTCGTGCACAACATCGAACTCAAGGTCGGGAAAGGTGGACAGATCGCCCGGTCCGCCGGTTCGGTCGCGCAGATCCTGGCCAAGGAGGGGTCGTACGCGCACCTTCGCCTCGCCTCGGGCGAGGTCCGGCTTGTCTTCATCGAGTGCATGGCGACGATCGGGCAGGTCGGAAACGTCGACCATGAAAAGGTGTCGATCGGCAAGGCGGGCCGCAATCGGTGGAAAGGTATCCGCCCGACGGTCCGGGGCGTCGTCATGAACCCCGTCGATCACCCGCACGGCGGCGGCGAGGGCCGATCGTCCGGAGGCCGGCATCCCTGCACCCCGTGGGGGAAGCCGACGAAGGGATACAAGACGCGCAAGAATCCGTCGACCGACAAGTACATCGTCAAGCGGCGCGGAAAATAA